In the genome of Misgurnus anguillicaudatus chromosome 11, ASM2758022v2, whole genome shotgun sequence, one region contains:
- the LOC141368851 gene encoding serine/threonine-protein kinase pim-3-like, whose amino-acid sequence MLKLRDAPFCPNVIQMYDWYETKHFYTLVLEYPLHSESLLKFVQHEEKLSENTARHLMRQAVLAVQHCLDNGVFHTDIQPGNFLVQKSTMTLKLIDFGLGHYLTHDDAYDSYDFMGASCWTLPEIETAKKFHGVPANVWDLGTVLYFMVLGSLPCLLNDFNSGCLKTTEKVLSKEIYDLLRWCLALNPSDRPTLKQILDHDWFKLSLTKKSYSYTK is encoded by the exons ATGCTTAAGTTAAGAGATGCGCCCTTTTGCCCCAATGTCATACAGATGTATGACTGGTACGAGACTAAACACTTTTACACGCTCGTGTTGGAGTACCCACTGCACAGCGAATCCTTGTTGAAATTTGTTCAGCATGAAGAAAAACTAAGTGAAAATACAGCAAGACATCTCATGCGTCAGGCGGTACTGGCAGTGCAACACTGTCTGGATAATGGAGTTTTCCACACCGACATCCAACCCGGAAACTTCTTGGTACAAAAATCAACAATGACCCTGAAGTTAATTGACTTTGGGCTTGGACATTATCTGACGCATGATGATGCCTATGATTCCTATGACTTTATGG GAGCTTCATGTTGGACCCTGCCTGAGATCGAAACGGCTAAGAAATTCCACGGCGTGCCAGCAAACGTCTGGGACTTAGGTACTGTGCTGTACTTCATGGTGCTTGGATCTTTGCCCTGTCTTTTAAACGACTTTAATTCCGGGTGTCTGAAGACAACTGAGAAGGTTTTATCAAAGG AAATCTATGATCTGTTAAGATGGTGCCTGGCCCTGAATCCAAGTGATCGTCCGACGCTCAAGCAGATCTTAGATCATGACTGGTTTAAACTAAGTCTGACGAAGAAGAGCTACTCGTATACAAAATGA